A stretch of the Euleptes europaea isolate rEulEur1 chromosome 14, rEulEur1.hap1, whole genome shotgun sequence genome encodes the following:
- the APLP2 gene encoding amyloid beta precursor like protein 2 isoform X4, whose amino-acid sequence MFCGKLNMHVNIQTGKWEPDTAGTKSCFGTKEEVLQYCQEIYPELQITNVVEANQPVSIENWCKKGRKQCKGHTHIVVPFKCLVGEFVSDVLLVPEKCRFFHRERMDVCKSHQYWHTVAKEACLTEGMILHSYGMLLPCGVDQFHGTEYVCCPQSKIVDEALSKEEEEDEEEEENYDSYKSEFPTEADAEEFTAAAVEVDEDEEEEREEDEEEVVVDRDYYYDGYKDYNEEPPTEPGVEKSLSEKEIMNDVKIPPTPVPTDDVDVYFENPADDNEHARFLKAKEQLEVRHHNRMDQVKKEWEEAENQAKNLPKAERQTLTQRFQAMVKSLEKEAASEKQQLVETHLARVEAMLDERRRIALENYLVALQTDPPRPHRILQALKRYVRAENKDCLHTIRHYQHVLQVDPEKAAQMKSQVMTHLHVIEERMNQSLSLLYKVPYVAEEIQSEIDELLQQQRDDMDHFTSSISESPVDVRVSSEESEESPLFDGKPFRPFQVKTFPASSESEGSGMADLDGLIGAEEKVINSKSKLDENVVIDETLDVKEMIFNPERVGGLVEEPESDSSLRDDFSFSSSALIGLLVIAVAIATVIVISLVMLRKRQYGTISHGIVEVDPMLTPEERHLNKMQNHGYENPTYKYLEQMQI is encoded by the exons ATGTTCTGTGGAAAGCTGAATATGCACGTGAATATCCAGACTGGGAAATGGGAGCCAGATACTGCAGGGACCAAGAGCTGCTTTGGAACAAAAGAAGAGGTTCTGCAGTACTGCCAGGAG ATCTATCCAGAGCTTCAGATTACGAACGTGGTGGAAGCAAACCAACCTGTCAGCATTGAGAACTGGTGCAAAAAGGGCCGGAAGCAATGCAAGGGCCATACTCATATTGTCGTTCCCTTCAAGTGTCTTG tgGGCGAGTTTGTCAGCGACGTCCTCCTGGTTCCAGAGAAGTGCCGGTTCTTCCACAGGGAGCGGATGGATGTGTGCAAAAGTCACCAGTACTGGCACACTGTGGCAAAAGAG GCTTGCTTAACCGAGGGGATGATCCTGCACAGCTACGGCATGCTGCTACCTTGTGGAGTAGACCAGTTCCATGGCACAGAGTATGTGTGTTGCCCGCAGTCCAAAATTGTGGATGAAGCACTttccaaagaggaggaggaagatgaagaagaggaagaaaactaTGATAGTTATAAAAG CGAGTTCCCTACCGAGGCAGACGCAGAAGAATTCACAGCGGCGGCCGTGGAGGTGGACGAGGACGAAGAAGAGGAGCGagaggaagatgaagaggaagTGGTGGTAGACCGGGATTACTATTACGACGGCTATAAAGATTACAACGAGGAGCCTCCGACAGAGCCGGGCGTTGAAAAATCTCTCTCCGAGAAGGAAATAATGAACGACGTGAAAA TTCCTCCTACTCCTGTGCCTACTGACGATGTGGACGTCTACTTCGAAAACCCTGCAGATGACAATGAGCATGCCCGTTTCCTGAAAGCAAAGGAACAGCTAGAGGTTCGGCATCACAACCGCATGGACCAG GTTAAGAAGGAATGGGAAGAAGCAGAAAACCAAGCTAAGAATCTCCCAAAGGCAGAGAGGCAGACTCTCACTCAG CGATTCCAGGCCATGGTTAAATCGCTCGAGAAAGAAGCTGCCAGCGAGAAGCAGCAGCTGGTGGAGACTCACTTAGCCCGcgtagaagccatgctggatgaacGCCGCCGGATCGCTCTGGAAAACTACCTAGTTGCTCTGCAGACTGACCCCCCACGG CCCCATCGGATCCTCCAAGCCCTGAAGCGCTACGTCCGTGCCGAGAACAAAGACTGCCTGCACACAATTCGCCATTACCAGCACGTTTTGCAAGTTGACCCAGAAAAGGCTGCGCAGATGAAATCGCAG GTGATGACGCATCTCCATGTGATCGAAGAAAGGATGAATCAAAGTCTGTCCCTTCTCTACAAGGTACCTTATGTGGCTGAAGAAATCCAAAGTGAGATAG ATGAGCTGCTTCAACAGCAGCGGGATGACATGGACCACTTCACTTCTTCCATATCGGAATCCCCGGTGGACGTCCGGGTGAGTTCTGAAGAAAGTGAGGAGTCTCCCCTCTTTGATGGCAAGCCCTTCCGTCCGTTCCAGGTGAAAACGTTCCCGGCCTCATCTGAAAGTGAAG GGTCTGGCATGGCTGACCTTGACGGGCTGATTGGAGCGGAAGAGAAAGTGATCAACAGCAAGAGCAAGCTGGACGAGAATGTG GTAATTGATGAAACCCTTGATGTCAAGGAAATGATTTTCAATCCCGAGCGAGTCGGTGGACTAGTGGAGGAGCCG GAAAGTGACAGTTCTCTGCGTGACGACTTCAGCTTCAGCAGCAGCGCTCTTATTGGCCTTCTGGTGATAGCGGTTGCCATAGCCACGGTGATAGTCATCAGCTTGGTGATGCTGAGGAAGAGGCAATATGGAACCATCAGCCATGGAATCGTAGAG GTGGATCCAATGCTCACCCCAGAGGAACGGCATCTGAACAAGATGCAGAACCACGGCTACGAGAACCCGACATACAAATACTTGGAGCAGATGCAGATTTAA
- the APLP2 gene encoding amyloid beta precursor like protein 2 isoform X6, which yields MFCGKLNMHVNIQTGKWEPDTAGTKSCFGTKEEVLQYCQEIYPELQITNVVEANQPVSIENWCKKGRKQCKGHTHIVVPFKCLVGEFVSDVLLVPEKCRFFHRERMDVCKSHQYWHTVAKEACLTEGMILHSYGMLLPCGVDQFHGTEYVCCPQSKIVDEALSKEEEEDEEEEENYDSYKSEFPTEADAEEFTAAAVEVDEDEEEEREEDEEEVVVDRDYYYDGYKDYNEEPPTEPGVEKSLSEKEIMNDVKIPPTPVPTDDVDVYFENPADDNEHARFLKAKEQLEVRHHNRMDQVKKEWEEAENQAKNLPKAERQTLTQRFQAMVKSLEKEAASEKQQLVETHLARVEAMLDERRRIALENYLVALQTDPPRPHRILQALKRYVRAENKDCLHTIRHYQHVLQVDPEKAAQMKSQVMTHLHVIEERMNQSLSLLYKVPYVAEEIQSEIDELLQQQRDDMDHFTSSISESPVDVRVSSEESEESPLFDGKPFRPFQVKTFPASSESEGSGMADLDGLIGAEEKVINSKSKLDENVESDSSLRDDFSFSSSALIGLLVIAVAIATVIVISLVMLRKRQYGTISHGIVEVDPMLTPEERHLNKMQNHGYENPTYKYLEQMQI from the exons ATGTTCTGTGGAAAGCTGAATATGCACGTGAATATCCAGACTGGGAAATGGGAGCCAGATACTGCAGGGACCAAGAGCTGCTTTGGAACAAAAGAAGAGGTTCTGCAGTACTGCCAGGAG ATCTATCCAGAGCTTCAGATTACGAACGTGGTGGAAGCAAACCAACCTGTCAGCATTGAGAACTGGTGCAAAAAGGGCCGGAAGCAATGCAAGGGCCATACTCATATTGTCGTTCCCTTCAAGTGTCTTG tgGGCGAGTTTGTCAGCGACGTCCTCCTGGTTCCAGAGAAGTGCCGGTTCTTCCACAGGGAGCGGATGGATGTGTGCAAAAGTCACCAGTACTGGCACACTGTGGCAAAAGAG GCTTGCTTAACCGAGGGGATGATCCTGCACAGCTACGGCATGCTGCTACCTTGTGGAGTAGACCAGTTCCATGGCACAGAGTATGTGTGTTGCCCGCAGTCCAAAATTGTGGATGAAGCACTttccaaagaggaggaggaagatgaagaagaggaagaaaactaTGATAGTTATAAAAG CGAGTTCCCTACCGAGGCAGACGCAGAAGAATTCACAGCGGCGGCCGTGGAGGTGGACGAGGACGAAGAAGAGGAGCGagaggaagatgaagaggaagTGGTGGTAGACCGGGATTACTATTACGACGGCTATAAAGATTACAACGAGGAGCCTCCGACAGAGCCGGGCGTTGAAAAATCTCTCTCCGAGAAGGAAATAATGAACGACGTGAAAA TTCCTCCTACTCCTGTGCCTACTGACGATGTGGACGTCTACTTCGAAAACCCTGCAGATGACAATGAGCATGCCCGTTTCCTGAAAGCAAAGGAACAGCTAGAGGTTCGGCATCACAACCGCATGGACCAG GTTAAGAAGGAATGGGAAGAAGCAGAAAACCAAGCTAAGAATCTCCCAAAGGCAGAGAGGCAGACTCTCACTCAG CGATTCCAGGCCATGGTTAAATCGCTCGAGAAAGAAGCTGCCAGCGAGAAGCAGCAGCTGGTGGAGACTCACTTAGCCCGcgtagaagccatgctggatgaacGCCGCCGGATCGCTCTGGAAAACTACCTAGTTGCTCTGCAGACTGACCCCCCACGG CCCCATCGGATCCTCCAAGCCCTGAAGCGCTACGTCCGTGCCGAGAACAAAGACTGCCTGCACACAATTCGCCATTACCAGCACGTTTTGCAAGTTGACCCAGAAAAGGCTGCGCAGATGAAATCGCAG GTGATGACGCATCTCCATGTGATCGAAGAAAGGATGAATCAAAGTCTGTCCCTTCTCTACAAGGTACCTTATGTGGCTGAAGAAATCCAAAGTGAGATAG ATGAGCTGCTTCAACAGCAGCGGGATGACATGGACCACTTCACTTCTTCCATATCGGAATCCCCGGTGGACGTCCGGGTGAGTTCTGAAGAAAGTGAGGAGTCTCCCCTCTTTGATGGCAAGCCCTTCCGTCCGTTCCAGGTGAAAACGTTCCCGGCCTCATCTGAAAGTGAAG GGTCTGGCATGGCTGACCTTGACGGGCTGATTGGAGCGGAAGAGAAAGTGATCAACAGCAAGAGCAAGCTGGACGAGAATGTG GAAAGTGACAGTTCTCTGCGTGACGACTTCAGCTTCAGCAGCAGCGCTCTTATTGGCCTTCTGGTGATAGCGGTTGCCATAGCCACGGTGATAGTCATCAGCTTGGTGATGCTGAGGAAGAGGCAATATGGAACCATCAGCCATGGAATCGTAGAG GTGGATCCAATGCTCACCCCAGAGGAACGGCATCTGAACAAGATGCAGAACCACGGCTACGAGAACCCGACATACAAATACTTGGAGCAGATGCAGATTTAA